The following coding sequences lie in one Pseudomonas sp. B33.4 genomic window:
- the ybgF gene encoding tol-pal system protein YbgF codes for MRTCRRAVTVLALSLAPLAAWAAVPVVDDNSGYNNSGSSYPPAGYGTNGAYAGGAASAPASAQGMLFNQLQQMQDQISRQQGVIEELQNQVARMKQESLERYQDLDRRIGSGVAPAATPENSSAGGDASAAAGAAAGAGVAAQAPAASSEPGDPAKEKLYYDAAFDLIKAKDFDKASQAFAAFLRKYPNSQYAGNAQYWLGEVNLAKGDLQGAGQAFAKVSQLYPKHAKVPDSLYKLADVERRLGHTDKVKGILQQVVAQYPGTSAAQLAQRDLQRM; via the coding sequence ATGCGAACGTGCCGTCGTGCTGTAACTGTTCTGGCTCTCAGCCTCGCGCCGCTTGCGGCGTGGGCTGCGGTTCCTGTGGTCGATGACAACTCCGGTTATAACAATAGCGGGAGCAGTTATCCGCCTGCAGGTTACGGTACGAACGGCGCCTATGCCGGGGGAGCGGCTTCGGCCCCTGCCTCGGCACAAGGCATGCTGTTCAACCAACTGCAACAAATGCAGGATCAGATTTCGCGCCAGCAAGGCGTTATTGAAGAACTGCAGAATCAAGTTGCGCGCATGAAGCAGGAATCCCTGGAGCGATACCAGGATCTTGATCGGCGCATAGGATCCGGTGTTGCACCTGCCGCGACTCCTGAGAATTCTTCTGCCGGTGGCGATGCAAGTGCTGCTGCCGGTGCTGCCGCAGGTGCCGGGGTTGCTGCCCAAGCCCCTGCAGCCAGTAGCGAACCGGGTGATCCGGCCAAGGAAAAGCTGTATTACGATGCTGCTTTCGACCTGATCAAAGCCAAGGATTTCGACAAGGCCAGCCAGGCTTTTGCCGCTTTCCTGCGCAAATACCCGAACAGCCAATACGCGGGCAACGCCCAGTACTGGTTGGGTGAAGTGAATCTGGCCAAAGGTGATCTGCAAGGTGCAGGTCAGGCTTTTGCCAAGGTTTCGCAGCTGTATCCCAAGCACGCCAAAGTGCCGGATTCGCTGTACAAACTGGCTGATGTAGAGCGCCGCCTCGGTCATACCGACAAGGTCAAAGGCATTCTGCAGCAGGTGGTGGCCCAATACCCGGGCACGTCCGCCGCTCAGTTGGCTCAACGCGATCTGCAACGCATGTAA